A genomic stretch from Methanothrix sp. includes:
- a CDS encoding tetratricopeptide repeat protein: MKMAALLTKSNILLNLGRSEEALTAINKAIDLDPNNTRGWEEKAITCYLLGRYNESLAAYERIIELRSGNVPAWVWKGRGDALKALGRQAEAETDYVRARGLRYLV, translated from the coding sequence ATGAAGATGGCTGCCCTGCTAACGAAGAGCAACATACTTCTGAATCTGGGGAGATCGGAGGAGGCACTTACCGCCATCAACAAAGCCATTGACCTCGATCCGAATAACACACGCGGGTGGGAAGAGAAAGCCATAACATGTTATCTCCTCGGAAGATATAACGAATCACTTGCAGCATATGAAAGGATAATCGAGCTGAGATCTGGAAATGTTCCTGCCTGGGTGTGGAAGGGCAGGGGTGATGCTCTCAAGGCGCTGGGCCGCCAGGCGGAGGCAGAGACTGATTACGTCAGGGCAAGGGGACTGAGGTATCTGGTATGA
- a CDS encoding methanogenesis marker 5 protein produces the protein MVKVIVYPPTSTILADLVDRMGHTPLVMANEIRKKIDTPSLESPPLNITPEDPKKGLKYAAVDVPSGVRGRMSLIGPMIDEAEAAIIVEDNNCLVGCTGCARTNELTRLLIKIKGIPFIELKYPRDDGEARRFVHEIRMFLEGLK, from the coding sequence ATGGTCAAAGTCATTGTCTACCCCCCCACAAGCACGATACTCGCGGATCTCGTCGACAGGATGGGGCACACGCCCCTGGTTATGGCGAACGAGATCAGAAAGAAGATAGACACGCCGAGCCTCGAATCCCCTCCTCTGAACATCACACCAGAGGACCCGAAGAAGGGGCTGAAATATGCAGCAGTCGATGTGCCCTCAGGTGTTCGCGGGCGGATGTCGCTGATAGGTCCGATGATAGATGAGGCAGAGGCCGCGATAATAGTCGAGGATAACAACTGTCTCGTGGGGTGCACTGGATGCGCCAGGACGAATGAGCTCACCAGGCTGCTGATAAAGATCAAGGGCATACCGTTCATAGAGCTGAAATACCCGAGGGACGATGGTGAGGCCAGGCGCTTCGTTCATGAGATCAGAATGTTCCTGGAGGGGCTGAAATGA
- a CDS encoding methanogenesis marker 3 protein has translation MRVRVDGSEISLRDGATLGEALEAASSTVSPGAVIGIIKGRGEKARATDSYWLVTTKGRIRIDLLDTGLKDAWHEAVERIGGLEGRWSDSGAVAFGNFPSSISPGRGAYEYSRFDVLLGASGFESEKSQLIFIKRRHSAVYGVPSESRGILARVVGGKNILDRLDKNDRILKVEPIVEWEDLTEKLVTSDMSFPLADGMEIYSRFEVDLIQDAPRGAEFFLAATRDGALKVDAVSSSYISSHVLKGEPIEFEHREPRLEGAVTVRTSGRGLGHIFIYKADRTSNPGHSVVGRVTAGLDLLKLASPGQRLTAKVRPERFMVLGMPLSDAMELARSRGIEPSVDGYTGDDAVVIEQNPPTTMEVLKAGKVSLKAIQSSRLVRIELYDDLAPKTLDYFRHVVGLKERPVGPLPVFFVYENTVLFKPLIDALRYKELLPENKPTGPVPAGSIGVTNQVAKRTGLIGVKFVEDRRYGPSGEKFEGTNIIGRVIDLDKLRDVKEGEIVYVMEEKR, from the coding sequence ATGAGGGTCAGAGTAGATGGATCGGAGATATCTCTGAGGGATGGGGCCACCCTGGGCGAGGCTCTCGAGGCTGCCAGCTCCACAGTATCGCCAGGAGCTGTGATCGGCATCATAAAAGGACGCGGAGAGAAGGCGAGAGCCACAGACTCCTACTGGCTTGTCACGACCAAGGGCAGAATAAGGATCGATCTCCTGGATACTGGCCTGAAGGATGCATGGCATGAGGCGGTGGAGCGGATAGGTGGTCTGGAGGGAAGATGGTCTGATTCAGGTGCTGTTGCGTTTGGGAACTTCCCATCATCGATATCTCCGGGGAGGGGCGCATATGAGTACAGCAGGTTTGATGTGCTCCTCGGCGCCAGCGGCTTCGAAAGCGAGAAATCCCAGCTGATCTTCATCAAGCGCAGGCATTCCGCGGTCTACGGTGTGCCGTCTGAGAGCAGGGGGATCCTCGCGAGGGTCGTCGGCGGGAAGAACATACTCGACAGGCTGGATAAGAACGACCGCATACTCAAAGTGGAGCCGATCGTCGAGTGGGAGGACCTGACCGAGAAGCTTGTCACATCCGACATGTCGTTTCCACTTGCCGATGGGATGGAGATCTACTCCAGGTTCGAGGTCGATCTCATCCAGGACGCTCCAAGAGGGGCGGAGTTCTTCCTTGCAGCGACGAGGGATGGAGCTCTGAAGGTGGATGCGGTCTCGAGCTCATACATCTCCTCGCATGTCCTCAAGGGCGAGCCGATAGAGTTCGAGCACAGAGAGCCGCGGCTTGAGGGCGCAGTTACGGTGAGGACTTCCGGAAGAGGGCTGGGCCACATATTCATCTACAAGGCTGACAGAACATCCAACCCTGGCCACTCTGTCGTCGGAAGGGTCACTGCAGGTCTGGACCTCCTCAAGCTCGCATCCCCCGGCCAGCGTCTCACCGCAAAGGTAAGACCTGAGAGGTTCATGGTGCTTGGCATGCCGCTCAGCGATGCGATGGAGCTCGCAAGATCCAGGGGCATAGAGCCATCGGTCGATGGCTACACCGGAGATGACGCGGTCGTCATCGAGCAGAACCCGCCGACAACCATGGAGGTTCTGAAGGCCGGTAAGGTTTCACTGAAGGCGATACAGTCATCCAGGCTGGTGAGGATAGAGCTCTACGACGATCTGGCCCCGAAGACCCTGGACTATTTCAGGCATGTTGTGGGGCTCAAGGAGCGGCCGGTGGGGCCTCTTCCGGTATTCTTTGTTTATGAGAACACGGTTCTGTTCAAGCCGTTGATCGACGCGCTCAGATACAAGGAGTTGCTGCCTGAGAACAAGCCCACAGGTCCTGTGCCTGCGGGATCGATAGGCGTCACGAACCAGGTGGCGAAGAGGACCGGGCTGATTGGAGTGAAGTTCGTAGAGGACAGGAGGTATGGCCCCTCCGGGGAGAAGTTCGAGGGCACGAACATCATCGGCAGGGTTATAGATCTTGACAAGCTCAGGGACGTGAAGGAGGGGGAGATCGTGTATGTAATGGAGGAGAAGAGATGA
- a CDS encoding UbiX family flavin prenyltransferase, producing the protein MDIVEIVLGISGASGVVYGTRLLEVLRERCFVNLIITEAARKILEIECGRSHKEMISLADRVFEPDDLTSPIASGSYLFDAMVVAPCSMRTMAAIACGISDTLIARVADVCLKQRRTLVLVPRETPLSLIHLRNMVAVSEAGGIILPASPSFYSRPRSVAELVDTVVCRILDILGIDNSISPRWRGFGGNAYNDTGEER; encoded by the coding sequence ATGGATATCGTGGAGATCGTTCTTGGAATAAGCGGCGCATCTGGTGTTGTGTATGGGACAAGGCTGCTGGAAGTCCTCCGTGAGCGCTGCTTTGTCAACCTCATAATCACCGAGGCTGCGAGGAAGATACTGGAGATAGAGTGCGGTAGATCTCATAAGGAGATGATCTCTCTGGCGGATCGCGTATTTGAGCCGGACGATCTCACATCGCCCATAGCAAGTGGCTCCTATCTGTTCGATGCCATGGTTGTGGCCCCATGCAGCATGAGAACGATGGCTGCAATAGCCTGCGGCATATCGGATACGCTTATAGCCAGGGTGGCTGATGTCTGTCTCAAGCAGAGGAGGACGCTCGTTCTGGTGCCTAGGGAGACTCCGCTGAGCCTCATACACCTCAGAAACATGGTCGCGGTCTCAGAGGCAGGAGGAATCATACTTCCAGCATCGCCATCATTCTACTCCAGGCCCAGAAGCGTGGCGGAGCTAGTGGACACTGTTGTATGCAGGATTCTGGACATTCTCGGGATTGATAACAGCATATCGCCCAGATGGCGCGGTTTCGGTGGAAATGCTTATAATGATACGGGTGAAGAGCGGTAG
- a CDS encoding methanogenesis marker 6 protein: protein MRVTKYVITSPESEILPSDIAMHIYGSKRDVHVKETCFGVIINGEKDEIDDLVREIRAMDPNGIFIKDRGFPPGDPRRCRGHRGGGPRPGFFMLECESKMLPMISRALEAESRNAPLPEAAPEKTPVSMERLVEIIKDEFA from the coding sequence ATGAGGGTTACGAAGTACGTGATAACATCTCCGGAGTCTGAGATCCTCCCCTCTGACATCGCCATGCACATCTACGGATCCAAGCGCGACGTTCATGTGAAGGAGACCTGCTTCGGGGTGATCATAAACGGTGAGAAGGACGAGATCGACGATCTCGTCAGGGAGATAAGAGCCATGGATCCGAACGGGATATTCATAAAGGACCGTGGGTTCCCACCGGGAGATCCAAGAAGATGCCGCGGGCACCGTGGCGGAGGGCCGAGGCCTGGCTTCTTCATGCTGGAGTGCGAGTCGAAGATGCTTCCAATGATATCCAGAGCTCTCGAGGCGGAGAGCAGGAACGCGCCCCTGCCAGAGGCCGCCCCCGAGAAGACGCCCGTGAGCATGGAAAGACTTGTAGAGATTATTAAGGATGAGTTTGCCTGA
- a CDS encoding carboxymuconolactone decarboxylase family protein: MLEDELKEILEKGVQRSAEDMVKTIEKLYGEVPYIFHFMKDSPELLVTKVLHNNAIVRSSKLDMKTIELISIAVSAAIRCSHCLEMHIRVASRMGISDEEIAAAMFLAANLVNASVLATATRELDEEREICRACQIGTCEVHEKK, from the coding sequence ATGCTTGAGGACGAGCTAAAGGAAATACTCGAGAAGGGTGTTCAGAGATCTGCTGAGGATATGGTGAAGACGATCGAGAAGCTCTACGGAGAGGTGCCCTACATATTTCACTTCATGAAGGACAGCCCGGAGCTTCTCGTGACAAAGGTCCTTCACAACAACGCGATCGTGCGCAGCTCAAAGCTCGACATGAAGACGATCGAGCTGATATCCATCGCTGTCAGCGCTGCCATAAGATGCAGCCACTGCCTGGAGATGCACATCCGCGTCGCGTCAAGGATGGGGATAAGCGATGAGGAGATCGCTGCTGCGATGTTCCTCGCGGCTAACCTTGTTAATGCGAGCGTCCTCGCAACTGCCACCCGGGAGCTAGATGAGGAGAGGGAGATATGCAGAGCATGCCAGATCGGGACGTGCGAGGTGCATGAGAAGAAGTAG
- a CDS encoding methyltransferase domain-containing protein, with the protein MTECYVHGYSDREAERLSDQAATLAHLLHFDTAYQGGRLVLEAGCGTGSQSRILAASSPHAVIISLDISRSSLMRAEAELKNLNAANIRLLQADIFRLPFDDETFDDIFVCFLLEHLKEPDVALAELYRVLKKGGTITVIEGDHGSCYFYPETPEALRVWHCLIDVQASIGCNSLIGRQLYPLIKAAGFTCISISPRMVYSDETHPEMMEGFVRRTIIPMVEGVRDRAISTGMIDRGSWDKGIADLYGTAKPPSGTFCYTFFKAKAIK; encoded by the coding sequence ATGACAGAATGCTACGTTCACGGCTACTCAGATCGTGAGGCTGAGCGGCTATCAGACCAGGCCGCAACACTCGCACATCTGCTCCACTTTGATACAGCATATCAGGGAGGGCGTCTGGTCCTTGAGGCAGGCTGCGGTACCGGCTCGCAATCCAGGATCCTTGCCGCATCCAGCCCACATGCTGTAATAATCTCGCTGGACATATCCAGGAGTTCCCTTATGAGAGCAGAAGCTGAGCTGAAGAATCTCAATGCTGCAAACATCAGGCTGCTCCAAGCAGATATATTTCGCTTGCCGTTCGATGATGAGACATTTGATGACATCTTCGTCTGCTTCCTTTTAGAGCACCTCAAGGAGCCAGATGTGGCGCTCGCAGAGCTGTACAGAGTTCTCAAGAAGGGCGGCACTATAACCGTGATCGAAGGAGATCACGGATCCTGCTACTTTTATCCAGAGACCCCTGAGGCACTCAGGGTATGGCACTGTCTCATCGATGTACAGGCATCGATCGGCTGCAACTCACTCATAGGCCGGCAATTATATCCTCTGATCAAAGCAGCAGGCTTTACCTGCATATCCATATCCCCGCGTATGGTATATAGCGATGAGACGCACCCCGAGATGATGGAGGGTTTTGTCAGAAGGACCATCATACCGATGGTCGAAGGTGTGAGGGACCGGGCGATCTCAACTGGCATGATAGATAGAGGGTCGTGGGATAAAGGGATTGCTGACCTATATGGCACAGCAAAGCCTCCATCCGGAACCTTCTGTTACACCTTCTTCAAGGCAAAAGCAATAAAGTGA
- a CDS encoding methanogenesis marker 7 protein, protein MLEPVMFTGGVYKHDLVIELVEDLGGYLLQKNVTQSEVILLLLVPAEDLRILEDLTKELRGELTRAPLAGTEVAVVTPTLAIHHLPHTACDIAEYLRRNGAKSNMIGLARGVGREIAQINEYETALINEHDAAVFIFGNFAKCIIKKEELYKGINIPVVVTGGPEIPKGEMPYAFEYVSSVGRIAHRSKKATEIGNLDRIVAAVGRALDKMRADIEKDPLTTSPPRVMDAVREQVPDIERSYSPLPIALNLTGCRIKLPYEEYHEAIGAVRFDEGVTLKEIARIVPSKMKNYTLVRILPESETGMVF, encoded by the coding sequence ATGCTTGAGCCTGTGATGTTTACCGGCGGCGTCTACAAGCACGATCTGGTCATAGAGCTTGTCGAGGACCTTGGCGGTTACCTCCTCCAGAAGAACGTGACGCAGAGCGAGGTGATACTGCTCCTGCTCGTCCCCGCAGAGGACCTCAGGATCCTGGAGGATCTCACAAAGGAGCTTCGCGGAGAGCTCACCCGGGCGCCGCTTGCCGGAACAGAGGTTGCTGTTGTGACCCCGACCCTCGCGATACACCACCTGCCGCACACAGCATGTGATATCGCAGAGTACCTCAGGCGGAATGGAGCGAAGAGCAACATGATCGGCCTGGCACGGGGGGTCGGGCGCGAGATAGCCCAGATAAATGAGTACGAGACAGCTCTGATAAATGAGCATGATGCTGCGGTCTTCATCTTCGGGAACTTTGCAAAATGCATAATCAAGAAGGAGGAGCTGTACAAGGGCATAAACATCCCCGTGGTGGTAACAGGCGGGCCTGAGATCCCGAAGGGGGAGATGCCATACGCCTTCGAGTACGTCTCATCTGTGGGGAGGATAGCTCACCGGTCTAAGAAGGCAACAGAGATAGGAAACCTTGACAGGATCGTCGCTGCAGTGGGCAGAGCTCTTGACAAGATGCGCGCGGATATAGAGAAAGATCCGCTGACGACGTCTCCTCCGAGAGTCATGGACGCGGTTCGCGAGCAGGTTCCTGATATCGAGAGGTCTTACTCGCCGCTTCCGATCGCTCTGAACCTGACGGGATGCAGAATAAAGCTTCCATACGAGGAGTATCACGAGGCAATAGGAGCTGTGCGGTTTGATGAGGGCGTCACGCTCAAAGAGATCGCGAGGATAGTGCCATCGAAGATGAAGAACTACACGCTTGTCAGGATTCTTCCGGAGTCCGAGACAGGGATGGTGTTTTAG
- the atwA gene encoding methyl coenzyme M reductase system, component A2, producing the protein MAPFIEIKDLTVRFGDLEVLSNVNLEIEEGESVGILGRSGAGKSVLMHVLRGVEVFPGISGSVVYHIAICDRCGYVEPPSRVGGQCRCGGTFKAAEADFAKLGINDPLRRAVARRIAIMLQRTFALYGDERVIVNVMRAVEDTGETISVHRAADLLDEVNLSHRMMHVARELSGGEKQRVVLARQLAKSPMLLLADEPTGTLDPATAALVHDSIKRAVRDFKMTMVITSHWQDVMVDLADRAILLDHGKIQAIGDPRKIADQFIAMAGEIGKREPVAVGEPIIRAINLSKRYISIDRGVVKAVDNVSFEVYEREIFGIVGVSGGGKTTLSKIISGLITPTSGFAFVRVGDEWVDMTLLGADGRGRATKHIGVLHQEYTLYPYRTVIENLTEAIGLSLPYELGERKAIHTLTTVGFTDDEAEMILNKYPDELSEGERHRVAMAQVLIKEPRIVVLDEPTGTMDPITKIEVSKSILSAREEMEETFVIVSHDMDFVSNVCDRAMLMRNGRAVSIGAPADVLKLLTEEEEREMLGS; encoded by the coding sequence TTGGCACCTTTTATAGAGATCAAGGATCTGACTGTTCGGTTCGGTGATCTTGAGGTCCTGAGCAATGTGAATCTCGAGATCGAGGAGGGTGAGTCGGTAGGGATCCTGGGCAGGAGCGGCGCGGGCAAGAGCGTTCTGATGCATGTCCTGAGAGGGGTTGAGGTATTTCCAGGCATAAGTGGAAGTGTTGTTTACCACATCGCAATCTGCGATAGATGCGGATATGTTGAGCCGCCGAGCAGGGTGGGCGGTCAGTGCAGATGCGGTGGCACTTTTAAGGCTGCTGAGGCAGATTTCGCAAAGCTGGGGATAAACGATCCTCTCAGGAGAGCCGTCGCCAGACGAATCGCCATAATGCTCCAGAGGACGTTCGCCCTTTACGGCGATGAGAGGGTGATCGTGAACGTCATGAGGGCTGTGGAGGACACTGGAGAGACGATAAGCGTTCACAGGGCAGCTGATCTCCTCGATGAGGTCAACCTCTCGCACAGGATGATGCATGTGGCGAGGGAGCTCAGTGGCGGCGAGAAGCAGAGGGTTGTGCTCGCCAGACAGCTCGCAAAATCGCCGATGCTCCTTCTTGCGGATGAGCCCACAGGAACCCTGGACCCGGCGACCGCAGCTCTGGTCCACGACTCCATAAAAAGAGCTGTCAGGGACTTCAAGATGACCATGGTCATCACCAGCCACTGGCAGGATGTCATGGTGGATCTGGCAGACAGGGCGATACTTCTCGATCACGGGAAGATTCAGGCAATAGGCGATCCCAGGAAGATAGCGGACCAGTTCATCGCCATGGCTGGAGAGATCGGGAAGAGGGAGCCGGTCGCCGTTGGCGAGCCCATAATCAGAGCAATAAACCTCTCCAAGAGATACATCAGCATAGATCGTGGTGTTGTCAAGGCGGTGGATAACGTATCCTTCGAGGTCTATGAGAGGGAGATATTCGGCATAGTGGGCGTCAGCGGCGGCGGAAAGACCACGCTCTCGAAGATAATCAGCGGGCTAATAACCCCGACGAGCGGGTTCGCGTTTGTCAGGGTCGGAGATGAATGGGTGGATATGACGCTGCTCGGAGCGGACGGCCGCGGCAGGGCCACGAAGCACATAGGAGTCCTGCACCAGGAGTACACGCTCTACCCGTACAGAACCGTCATAGAGAACCTGACAGAGGCTATAGGGCTCTCGCTTCCGTATGAGCTGGGCGAGAGGAAGGCGATTCACACGCTAACGACCGTTGGATTCACAGATGACGAGGCTGAGATGATCCTGAACAAATATCCTGATGAGCTGAGCGAGGGCGAGCGGCACAGGGTCGCCATGGCTCAGGTCCTCATAAAAGAGCCCAGGATAGTCGTTCTTGATGAGCCCACAGGCACGATGGATCCGATAACGAAGATAGAGGTGAGCAAGTCCATCCTCAGCGCAAGGGAGGAGATGGAGGAGACATTCGTCATAGTGAGCCACGACATGGACTTCGTCAGCAATGTGTGCGATCGCGCTATGCTTATGAGGAATGGAAGAGCAGTCTCTATCGGCGCTCCGGCAGATGTCCTGAAGCTGCTCACAGAAGAGGAGGAGCGCGAGATGCTGGGGAGCTGA
- a CDS encoding methanogenesis marker 17 protein, whose amino-acid sequence MDPLEVYRVEAPGEEFGAAKYREIILDILQDLGLVRSIGRLYVYIDMERPYFAVYGLLRGSLPPLRVGDVADVVRTQEGYQVKVNEEEHLADMLRVLWEKYGRDKVEQPDRDLLTVSSDVSPADLIVTDVDAEFRRDLTDALIRIAPEGFRNRRNEMTEDSFLFIASEETITPELIEEVREKLRGMENA is encoded by the coding sequence ATGGATCCTCTCGAGGTCTACAGGGTGGAGGCTCCGGGAGAGGAGTTCGGCGCTGCGAAGTACCGAGAGATCATACTCGACATACTCCAGGACCTAGGCCTGGTCAGATCCATAGGCAGGCTTTACGTTTACATAGATATGGAAAGACCGTATTTTGCCGTCTATGGCCTGCTGCGCGGCTCGCTTCCACCACTGCGTGTTGGCGATGTTGCAGATGTCGTCAGGACCCAGGAGGGATATCAGGTAAAGGTGAACGAAGAGGAGCATCTCGCCGATATGCTCAGGGTGCTCTGGGAGAAGTACGGGCGCGACAAGGTGGAGCAGCCGGACAGGGACCTCCTCACGGTATCTTCCGATGTTAGCCCGGCTGATCTGATTGTGACGGATGTGGACGCGGAGTTCAGAAGGGACCTCACTGATGCTCTGATAAGAATAGCGCCTGAAGGCTTCAGAAACAGAAGGAACGAGATGACAGAGGACTCCTTCCTCTTCATCGCCTCTGAGGAGACGATAACACCGGAGCTGATCGAGGAGGTCAGGGAGAAACTGAGGGGTATGGAGAATGCTTGA
- a CDS encoding methanogenesis marker 15 protein: MIRIAQLSCGAEYSGIQRELERAAEIVGAKMISPEVSLEDVMEVEKRFGVSVPSGDLNLIMARATRLVQNPDLADAVFVATCFRCAEGAIIRGEVRRYIHEHSRLPVLSYSFTERTTAETLLTRMEALVTTARMRGLLARERQTGLTAGIDSGSTTTKAVIMRDNQIIGTGWVPTTEVIKSAEEAFQQALQESGVKREEIQGIGVTGYGRFLVGKHFDARLIQEEITVNSKGAVFLANAQKGPATVIDIGGMDNKAISVQDGVPGSFTMGGICAGASGRFLELTARRLGVNITDLGKLALRGSYKSVPMNSYCIVFGTQSLVNSLSKGARPEDVAMAACHSVAEQVFEQQLQEVEVKQPVIMVGGTSLIEGLPRAMEDLLGIKVIVPNHAQYIGAVGAALLVSGMLEV; encoded by the coding sequence ATGATAAGAATAGCCCAGCTTTCATGCGGCGCCGAGTACAGCGGAATCCAGAGGGAGCTTGAGAGGGCGGCCGAGATCGTTGGCGCGAAGATGATCTCGCCCGAGGTCTCGCTCGAGGATGTGATGGAGGTGGAGAAGCGCTTCGGCGTATCGGTTCCGAGTGGAGACCTCAACCTGATCATGGCGAGGGCGACCAGGCTGGTACAGAATCCAGATCTTGCAGACGCTGTTTTCGTGGCGACCTGTTTCAGATGCGCTGAGGGCGCCATTATCCGGGGTGAGGTGAGGCGCTACATCCATGAGCATTCGAGGCTCCCCGTATTGAGCTACTCGTTCACGGAGAGGACAACAGCAGAGACCCTGCTGACGAGAATGGAGGCTCTGGTGACGACTGCCAGGATGAGAGGATTGCTCGCCAGGGAGCGGCAGACGGGTCTCACAGCCGGCATTGACTCCGGCTCGACCACCACAAAGGCAGTGATAATGCGCGATAATCAGATCATCGGCACAGGCTGGGTTCCAACGACAGAGGTCATAAAGAGCGCGGAGGAGGCATTCCAGCAGGCTCTCCAGGAGTCGGGGGTGAAGCGCGAGGAGATCCAGGGCATCGGCGTCACCGGCTACGGCAGATTCCTCGTCGGCAAGCACTTCGATGCTAGGCTTATCCAGGAGGAGATCACGGTAAACTCCAAGGGCGCTGTCTTCCTGGCGAACGCCCAGAAGGGGCCTGCCACTGTGATAGATATAGGCGGGATGGATAACAAGGCGATATCCGTGCAGGACGGCGTGCCCGGGAGCTTCACGATGGGCGGGATATGCGCAGGCGCATCCGGAAGGTTCCTGGAGCTCACCGCGAGAAGGCTGGGCGTGAACATAACAGATCTGGGCAAGCTCGCGCTCAGGGGGTCGTACAAGAGCGTGCCGATGAACAGCTACTGTATTGTCTTCGGCACACAGAGCCTCGTAAACAGCCTCTCGAAGGGCGCACGTCCGGAGGATGTCGCGATGGCTGCCTGCCACAGCGTCGCGGAGCAGGTCTTCGAGCAGCAGCTCCAGGAGGTTGAGGTGAAGCAACCGGTGATCATGGTCGGCGGCACCTCCCTAATTGAGGGCCTCCCAAGAGCGATGGAGGATCTTCTGGGAATAAAGGTCATTGTTCCGAACCACGCCCAGTACATCGGCGCTGTCGGCGCCGCGCTGCTCGTCTCCGGTATGCTGGAGGTCTGA
- a CDS encoding DUF3795 domain-containing protein produces MSDASDESKVRVGPCGIICSACPLGSCAVAESAATLKQHIKNYKIPEWSHFVPEGEELKWDEVDLALNWMAKYARCAGCESGGGPPDCPIRRCAQDRGYDMCSSCDDLESCTKFDWLKEHGSIMKAALKENRCRSKEEYALAMAGRMKI; encoded by the coding sequence ATGAGTGATGCATCAGATGAGAGCAAGGTCCGGGTAGGTCCCTGCGGGATCATCTGCAGTGCCTGTCCCCTTGGAAGTTGTGCTGTCGCTGAGTCTGCTGCGACTCTAAAGCAGCACATTAAGAACTACAAGATTCCAGAGTGGTCGCACTTTGTTCCTGAAGGCGAGGAGCTGAAGTGGGATGAAGTCGATTTGGCCTTAAACTGGATGGCGAAATATGCTCGATGCGCAGGTTGCGAGAGCGGTGGAGGTCCGCCGGACTGCCCGATCAGGCGCTGTGCACAGGATAGGGGTTATGATATGTGCAGCTCATGTGATGATCTTGAATCCTGCACAAAGTTCGACTGGCTGAAGGAGCATGGATCGATTATGAAGGCTGCACTAAAGGAGAACAGGTGCAGATCAAAGGAGGAGTATGCTCTTGCAATGGCGGGCAGGATGAAAATTTAG